Part of the Prunus dulcis chromosome 8, ALMONDv2, whole genome shotgun sequence genome is shown below.
ACTTATGCAATTTATTTAAACCTTCTGATCAATGCATGTTTTCCCCTGTATTACCACTTTCTGGTGCTTCATGCATGTTATGATAAATGCCAACACCTTAATGGATTCAGGATAAAGGGGATGGAGTTCAATCTCAAAAACGTAAACATGCTTCCCTGAAAAGGAAGAGAACTTCTGAAGCAAGGTCAGTAGAGTTCACAGAAGTTGACGAGGTAACTAGACGGTTGAAAGAGCAGAGGCTTGCTACATTACCTGGTTACTGAGAAACAATTAATGGAAGAACGAAATCTCTTGGACACTTCTGGCGAGCATGACTCACATTTGCATGCATTCCAGAGGGATGGTAATCAAGAAATTGAGCAGGAACCTGAACCAAATGAAGATGGTGAGGGGTGTTATTCAACCTTAAGCAAGTGTGCTTTTTCAAAGTTGAAGCCGACACGACAAAGCAGGTTTTCATGGACTGAGGAGGCTGACAGGTAAGGGAAGAAGATGTGTAAAATTATCCTAGAGCCATAAGTATAATCTCATTAAAGCTATCTGTACGGGCAATAAGGCATCTAATATGTAACATGTCATTGTTGACCATGAGAACAATCTGATATCTGATAACATGTCATGGTTGCTTCTATCACATATTAGACGTTAGCAGTCAATAGAATATTAGAAGCATCAGCCAAGGAATTATCGGATATTccaattatatttattttattttattttttttctgtttgtgtATGCTGATGCTAGCACATCAGTGTTCTTGACTTAGGAGACTGAATGATGGTcgtacaaaaaaacaaaattttcattggAAAGATGAAAGCATGGTAACAAATTTTTCCAAAGACTGCGTGAGTGggaatttcagatttttcccTTCCATTTAATACATTggttatttctcttttttgtatCTGATGAAACATAGGATTCCTTTTATTCTTTCCATGCAACAATTTGTTTTACTATTTGCATTTCACTTATATTGATATCATTCCTTTAGGCAATTGGTTATCCAATATGCAAGACGCTGTGCAACTCTTGGGGCAAAATATCATCACCAGATAAGTTGGGCTTCACTTCCTGACCTTCCAGCACCTCCTAGTACCTGCAAAAGAAGAATGTCATATCTGAAGAATAGTAAtggaaaatttagaaaatctCTAATGATGCTCTGTAACATGCTCAGTAAGCGATATGCAAAGCTCCTGGAAAAAACCAAGAACAGGTCACTAAACAATGATGAGTGCAGACAACTTTTGCAAGGTTCAACAGGAGAAGACTATAACATGAATTTTCCCAACATCAGTGGCCATAATCAAGGGAGGAGTCTTCAGGAAGAACCATGGGATAATTTTGATAACAATGATGTTAAAAAATCCCTGGATGAGATACTTCACTACCAGAGGATGACTAGATTGGATGCCACCAAAAGATATGGATCTACCTATGAGGAGGGGTCAGATCTTAATACAAATGCTGAAGAAAATGTAATTACCCAATCCCTACAACTTAATTTTACAAGTATTAACAGCTCATTAAATGTGCTATATACTTGATTAATTCAACATATAGCCTAGTAAAcctacttctctctctctctctctctctctctctctctctcgataTATACCAGTTATTTGTGTTTATGTACACTGAAGTCCATCTGCACCTGTATTGTAACGATTTGAGTACTTTCTTCCCTTATTTTCCTAGTATATGCCAATATCTGGCTCATCTAGTTTTTACTGAAATACTTTTTCACTTGCAGGACCCCAAGGAATCTGAATTAATTGTATCAACTGTTCCATATGAGGATATTCAGAATCATAGTAGAGGCGTTTCTGCACAAAGACTAAGTTATCAACAACTTCATAACAACTTCTTTAAACTTTTGCATGAAGGAGTTGTTAGTACACCAGCGTACAAATCTTTGGCTGTAGAGCTGTTTAAGCTTGTCTTCTTGAGTACCACAACAGCACCAGAAGAACAAAACCTGGTTGCAGAAATTCGACAGCGTTACTCAAAGTGTGATCTTTATGCAGCTCTGAACTACCTAAGagataacaaaattttggtaaatCTTAGTTTCTGTTGATTATTGGATTGAACATTCATTCTTTGCAGTGCTTGAATTGAAGTCCAAGCCTAGTCCAACGAGATTTTTATTCACTTCTTCTTAATAGCTTAATATGCATTGTTTGTCTTAATGTCCCTCTTATAATCCTGTTCATCTAATTTATAGTTGTATATATTTCATTCCtgattaaattttatttggcAGATTGGGGGTACTGACAGTCAACCTTTATCTCTCTCGCCTCAGTTTTTCCCTAATATTTTCAAGTCACCATTTCCAATTGATTCTGGAAAGAGAGCTGCCAAACTTTCTCATTGGCTCCACGAAAGGGATAAAGATCTTATGGAAGGGGGGATTGATCTCTCTGAAGATTTAGAATGTGGGGacttatttcatttgtttgctCTAGTTTCTTCAGGTCAGCTGTCAATTTCCCCATGCTTGCCTGATGAAGGAGTGGGTGAGGCTGAAGATTTGAGAagctcaaaactcaaaattgaaaGCAATGAATGTTTGAACACTAGAAAACTAAAATCCTTGGTATCCGAAAGTGAAATGATTTCCCGTCGAGAGAAAGGGTTCCCAGGTATCATGGTATCTGTATATCGTGCAGAATCTTCTGCATCCAATTGTGTAGATTTTTTCAAAGATGATGACACTTCAAGTGGTGAAAAACATTTTGGTGGAAATGATCGACTAGACAGCACTTCAGTGATCCCCCTTGCAGGAGATTGTGATTCTGGTGGTGCTCATTCACAGAGGGAAACAAATATGAATGTTAATGATGTGCATAAGGTGACCATTCTTTGTTCCCCTGAAGAGGTTGCTGAGCGCTCGTATGAAAAACAAACTTGCAGTGTGCCTGAAGGCTGCATGGAAGTTGTTTCAGCTAGAGGACATGGTGACAATGAATCTTCTAAGTTCACTTGTGGTAAATTATGTGCGCCAATACTGCCATGGATAAACGGTGACGGGACCATTAACAAGATTATCTACGAGGGACTCAGACGGCGTCTTCTTGGGATTGTGATGCAAAATCCAGGGATATTAGAGGTACTTGCACTCTGAGTTTATACAAATTCTATTTGTATGGctataaaaaaacattgtttTTGCTACTTCATGTCCCCTCTGCCTTCTATAAATCAACTGTTACATAAGCGTAAAGCTCCAAAGTTGAAGTAACTAGCAATGTCATTAAATCAAGAAGTTATCAATCTCATGATTATTGTGCTGAAACAAATAGCTTTAACTGTAAAGATACTGTAATGTTTCTCACCTAATTTTGTCATCGTTTCCTGTTTTAGGATGAAATTATGGGGAAGATGGATGTACTGAATGCGCAGGTATTCCGATCCACGATCTCTTGCATGACTAAGTTTATCTTCTCATATGTTACCTCTGCTCTTCCTTTTTGATTCAATAGTGCTAGTGCTAACTTCTATATTTCTTACAGACTCGCAGAAAATTGTTGGAGTTGATGGTTCTGGACAAGCATGTTCTTGTGAGGAAGATGCGTCAAAATGTATACAGTGGCCTCCCAGCAATTCTAAGAGCAGTTTCCCTCCACAAAAATTGGTTTTCCGTGAGCATTTCTTTGCAAATTCCATGAGCTCGTCCTTGCTGTAGAGATGTTTTAGCTTTGTTGGAGAATTATACTGTATGGATGGGCCATGGATAatcaaccaccaccaacaatgGGCACCCATTGCTTTTTTCCCattgttatttattgtaaATCTAATCAATCTTGGTGTTGTGAAAATTTCATTCCATTAACAAGTTGAAGCAAAAGACAGAACGCAATGCCTTCTGTTCGCATTGAAAGATAAATATTCAACAATTCAAActgcaaattaaaataaaataaaaatgtgtgATTTGAAACTTAATGCGCAAGACTGAGAGGCTTCTTGGAATaccacaaacaaacaaattaagcTTGCTTTCAGATACAATTACGACTTACAGTGACACAGGAACATGACCCTTGGTCACTGGAAAATcggtgaaaatgaaaatttgacttGGTAATTCTTTTTCTCATTTCTAATATATCCTGACAACAATAATACATTGAAACATCATATCTCACTAGATTAACGACATTCTAGTTACGGACCCATGACTACAAGTTATATGAATAGCAAAGACCTAAATCCCGTTGTCTATTTTTTGGCATAGGTAATCAACATTGAATTCTGCGGTGTCATCTTAAAACCTTGGAGTGCCTGCATTGCTACTGTAGATTGCATCCAAACTCCACAAAAGCAATACCTGGCTTCGTTTCCACCATTCTAACCTCCTTAAAACCAGGGTACTGGCAGAAGAGCATTTGCAACATCATGGGAGTTGTATCCTGAGGAAGATTCTGAACAAAAAGTATGTTGTTTGGCGGAGCAGGAGCCTCAGGTAACTTCACACCACCGGGATACGGTATTTGGGAGAGCTGCACCAGGTTgggggagagaaagagagaagttAAGGATTTCATGAGAGCATACTATTTAAGCTTATGCATGtttacaaaaggaaaaagtttcatcaatttaaattcaagGAAAGGGGGCAGAACTGCAGATTATAAACTTTTCTGAAGAGTGGCAAGGTGCAACTTGTAACAGGTGGATCACTTGATTCCATGATTCCATAACTCAAGagtagtgtttttttttaatgtcttATCAAATATACCAGTTTCAGTGAACCAAAACAAACTTGAAATAGATTACTACTTCTGTGACGAAATTTCCAATCACCGCAATAAACCAAAAATACTTGTATCCATGTACTTCATAGCAATTTACTACCTTCATGCACTTATCTAATTAGTTTATGTTTCACAAAATGTGCAAATTACCAACTCTTCTAACCACAGGCAGTTTTTCCACTAAATATACTTCACAaagagttaaaaaaaattcagttctAAAATACCAAACAAGGAACACAAGAGATATGATCGAATATCCCtcatgaagaagagaagatgcTTACAGGAGGTGCTGCACCATACGCACCAGCGTAAGCAGGATTCACACCCATTCCGGCTTGGCTAACATCATGTTGCTCTTTTCGCTTTTTCCCTGCCACGTAACgaacagaaaaacaaacttTAAGATCGTAAAAGCCCATATATCCGCCATACAGTAATATaacatatgtttttttttccaaacaaTATATCTTATTGTCATACAGTTTATATAAACGAGAGAGAACAATGTACAAGATATGGGAATTGCAAAATAGGATGAGCAGAATGTCTTACCCTTGTCTTCATGCCTCTTTCGTCTTTCACGTGGAACAAAAGTACCATCAGCCTTTGCTATTACATCTGATTTTGTCTTGGCATATTGTATTCTCTGTTTTAATGACATATCAGTAAAATaagtttaaaacaaaaaaaccaaatcataTACATGGAAAAAGTTATGGTAATCACAACTACTTATATCTAACAtgcttgtgtgtgtgtgtgtgtgtgcgcgcgcGCATGTCACTGAGCAAGTCGGATATCCTTTTGATGGCATGACATGCAGAAATCCTTTTTCACCAACACTAAGCAGATTTATAGACAATACACCATAGAAAAATCATAtgaatggaaaagaaaatttgaccTAACTCTAACCACTAACCCCCAAAACACAACCACAGTGTCCTAGCGATGGGCAATGGGTACTCCATGCCCAATGAGTACCCATTTTATACTATGGGCATCGAGAATGACTATAACCAGTGCTGGATCCTGTCTTTGTTGCCAAGCTAAATCCTTTTCTGCCATTACAATTAGTCTTCTTACAGACTCGTCTCATGCATTGTGCTAAGAATACAAATGGCATTCTAAAGgacaaaataaaagcaaacaaaGATTAAATTTCCAAATGGCGCTTATATAACCAAATTCCTTGGGTCAAAACCTAAAGCCTCACAACAACTGACGACTGACCAATACTAATAGTGTGTGAGAAAGGCTAACAAAACGAAAATCCAGGGCTTACTTTGAATAATTGAATTGTAGCTAATATCACATTAAAGTATCTTTCTTTGAGTGAGAAAGACAATATAGATATAGATagagaattaaaaaaagaaaaagcatatAACATTAGATTAGGTTAGTTTAGCATACCATAGGCTTGTCATAAAAGGGGAAGCCTTGCATTTGTTGAATGGCTTTGGTGGCGGAAGAGACGTCCTCGAAGACAAGCCAAGCTTGGCCTTTGTGCTTGAGCGTCTTGAAAGCTAAGACGTCCAGTATCTTCCCGAACTGCGAGAAGACCGCGAGAAGCGACTTTTTCAATTCATCGAGCTTGATTTTCTCGTTCAGATTGTTGATGTAGATGGTCTGGTTCGCCGGAACTTCGCTGCCGCTATTGTTCTCTCCCATGCCTCCGCCCACCCGATTTTGGAGCTTTGAAGCTACTAAGGAGACGAACGAGGAGTTTAGCTGAGTCTCTCTCCGACTGGCGTGCTCCAAGGCAAGGCACTAACCACCGAGTCTTTTTCCCGAAGCTTAGCTGCTTCACTGTCAAAatttggaaggaaaaaaagccCTAACTACACCGACGGGATAATTCTATTCTATTGGACTGTAATTTAAGTTTGGGCAGATCGATGGGCCTCAGCTTCTAACTTCTAACTTCCAATCCCGAAATTGGGGTACATCAGCTCAATCTCAGGCCCAAGGTTCAAAGACTTTAGGCCCAAAAGACTAACGatcacaataattttttagagaaacagaaaaaaccaACTTAGCTATACCCTACGATGATGTTCCTGTGTACTTAAGCCActccaaataagaaaaacctAGAAAATGATGGATCACAGAATACATGAAAGTGATATCCTATAAAGGTTAAAGGAACCTCGTCATGTTCCTTGACCCTGTCACCCATCCACTTTGCCACGCTTGTTTAATTTGGCCACTCCACTCATTAGTTAACCCCAACCCTTGCGTTCCATGTAGAGTCACGTTGCatagtaatttaataaattaatttaaaaaaatctatttGAATGGTTCTTGAAGAATCTAGAAAACGTAAATGGTCAACAAAAATAGTTGAACTCCCTTCCCTCGCAGGCACCACCAACTATACCTTaccttcttttgctttttgacTATGTAGGGTTGTCTAGAAACAGAGAGTGCGTTTTATATATGTGAGTTGTTAATGAGAAATAGCGTCACCCCTCGAGTCTCACCCAAAGACTGATTTGCAAACTTGCAAATTAAAGGGACAGAGACAGAGGGTGTCGCGCAGAGATTCATGCATCCATCCGCTTGAGGAGAGTATATGCTGGCCTAGCTGGCCGGCTAGCTGCGACGTGTAAAGTTATAGCGACTGACTGACGTGTAAAGTTAACACGAGGTGACATGACACAACACATAACACTTGACATatcttaaaagaaaatgtccttccaaaaaaacaattgaagtCCAAATACCACTGGAACCGACACGTCTTGGAAGTCGGTTGCCACTCAATCATAACACAAACACATAAACGCTGCActctatatattatatatagctGTAAATTAAACGACATGAAGgagacaaataaaaataaaaccagagacagagacagatacagagagaaaagaaaacccagTATCTATTCGTAATACTGGTCTCTCAattgtaattatatttaagttattaaattcaattattACTTATTAGTTGTAAACGTCACTTAATTAGGTATTGTATTGCATCATTAGTTATTCCGTCAAATTCTGTTAAATTTTCTGTCAAAAGtgataaattcaaaaattcatCCACAATCCTCCATTGCCGCAACCCAATCCTTGCCCACACCAAAACATTCAATTAAAAAGATGCCGcacaacaacaagaatattttcaaatattcataataaataCCTTCAGACCAGCAAACATATTCAAGATCTCACATTTTACCTTCAGACCAACCCTTCTTCTAAATCACATCGGTCTTCCATAATCTTTGAACCCAAATCAAATACACTAATTTAAAACCCAACCCTTTTGCAAGAGCCAATGAATCTGACTCATGGTTGCTAAAATTTGTAGacttttgaaacaaaaatgaaaaagggcAAGTGCTGAAATTATGAATCTTTGGACCTCCCCGAGGGAGCAAACAAGAATGGAAGGTTGAACCATAGTTCTGCACAAGAGGAATCTTTCTTATACTCGATTCACCGTCAGTTTACAAACAATCGAGAGGTTGAGAGGGAAGAGGGGTTGgtgggttagggttttgaagTTTTGTGTAGAAGATATGTgagaatttttattatttgacattcaatttgaatttctgaatttacaaattttgaaGTTGTAGAGGATAGGGAGGGTTGTAGATGAATTTCCGAATTTACTTTCACTTTTGacagaaaatttaacaaaactTGACGGAAGGACTTCTGGTACAACAAAACACATATTTGAGTGATTTGTGCAACTAATAATTAAGTTCAGTGACCCAAATATAACTACGAGTATAATTAAAGGACTATTGTTGCGAATAAcccaaattattttcattttcattaatGTGCTATTTTGTGGAGTGGAGGGTGCGTTATGTTCTGTTCTGTGGACAGCTGTTAaaggccaaaaagaaaatgatagaTACATTACACACCACGAATACAAATTACACCACTTTGGATCAATGGCTTTCATTCGTCAGCACCAGTCATGACTCGTGACCCTCACAACTTCACAGGGAAGCCTACTAAGACCATTGACTTGGCTGTTAGCTTCTCTCTCGTGGACCCTCttggctttttttctttctcacgAGGCCAAATTGCCTAAACTTCCAGAGCACAACTCAGAAACTCCGCCACcactttccctttctttctctccccACGCGTACGTCTCAGATTTCATTCCGCCGGGCACATCCAAAGATCCAACGGCTAATATCCCAAACATTCTTGATACCGCACTCACGCCGACCTTTCCTCCCTTGACGTTGACTCAGACTCGGGTCACTTAAAGAAAAGTCCTCCATCCACTCAATCGCATTCCCTCTCGACCGTTGGATCACGTCCTCCCCAGTTCCTATTCCTAAAAACAATCGGAAACGGCTCTTTACATTCACCCCACGTGGCAACAAACTACAGGTCCTTCGAGAAACCCACTTTGACGAGGCTCCGTTTCATAGcgcttgcttttgttttcttcgcACGCGTCTCTTACTCTCTCCCCTATATAAAGGCCTGGTCTGCTCTATCTGGAACCCATCTTCGCAATTCAAGAGAGGCTTAATttccaagagagagaaagagtcaTAAACAAAGAGATTTACTTTCTTTCGCTGCTGTGGGAAGTGACGGTTTTGTGCTAAGCTTTCTGCAGCGGTGTTTAGAAATCTCTCTCTAAGTTTccataacaaaaacaatggcTCGTTCTTTCTCCAACGCTAAGCTTCTCTCTGCTCTCGTCGCCGATGGATTCTCTAGCACAATCATCAGGTACTtacaactctctctctttctctctctctctgcacgAGATCTTTGTTTTCAGctaatgaaaaatataaatttaattaagggATAATTAAACACCTTTTACTTTCGAAAACTGCAGACGTGGATATGCGGCGGGTTCTCAAGGAGTTGCGTCGAGCGTGGTTAGAGGAGGAGGTGCTACTAATCCTACAAGTGTAAACGTGGTTAAGAATTCCGGGGAAGACAAGGTGAGCTCCGCTTCAAAGGTCTCGTGGGTCCCCAACCCGAAAACCGGGTTTTACGGACCCGAGAATGGCGCCGAAGAGATCGACGCGGCCGAGCTACGTGCAGCGCTCTTGAAGAAGcactaagaaaagaaaaattcttgGTAGTTTTTTTAGGAAACAACGAAAGGGGAAAATTGTACGAGGAATGGGCTGTCGGCGTGTTTGGGTTTGAATTCTTCGGAGTTCGGGCTTCGCCGGAATATATTTGTGATTGTTGTAATAGCTGGTTCCTCCGTCCTCTGCCTTAGGgactatataatataaagcATGTACcctatttattaatttttgcaataaaatgattttaatTCGTTGAATTTATTTTGTAGATTTAGTTGGTAATTTTGTCGTGCGGACCAAACAGAATCGTTTTGTTTGATCTGATTGTGAATGGTTTCACTTTTGGTGAAGAATAAAGATACATTTTGAACGTATTATTTAGGAAATTCTGAAAATGGATTGATAATGATGCACGTCTTTTCATTGTTGGATGTTTATACAAAGTTTCATGCTTTACTTGAGCATTTAAGTGTGTGAACCTCTATAATTAAGTTCGTCTCTGATTAAGATGATGTGGGATTTGATTCAACGACAACAATTCATCAATTACGGGGGATGGGGGAGGGTCAAACTTCGAACTCGCCCAGAAAATTGGGGCCATTGATAGAGCTGATACCAAAAAATGAGGAAGAATAGTATTCGGCTCGAAATTAATGGATGCGTGCACGTAATAGAAATCTCAAGGTTAAATAATAGTAGTTATTAGTGCATACATGAATTAGGACAGTTGGTTAAAACAGTGAGTCAATTACTTAAATTCAAGATTTCCTCTcgataaattatattaatttatagtaatttaaactttaataataattaaaattaaattaatttagagtaatttatactctaataataatatttgtaaTGATTGCCTTATCAATAAATTAGCACCGTccaagaaaaacccaaatcaaGTGGCACAGTTTCCGCCTGCCATGTTTTCATGTTCCGGTGCAGTGTAATCGATGGCCTAGGAAGTTGGCTTTAAGAGCATCTCCATCCATAAATGCTAAGACAAAGGTAAGGGCAAGCAAGAACTGCCACTATTCAAGTGAATAGTAGCAGctttgccttttttggttCCATTCTGAAAGActagggcaagggcaagggaaaaaaaagaaaagaatatgcaacaaaatataaacttgttatgtattttatagggaaagtgaataaaattgttacgtatttatagagaaaatatctataattttttagtattttttatataaaaaattaaatttttttctatttttttgaatttatttttgctcgctgacgtcagcgtgacATCACCGCTGACATCAGCGCCTTCGGGCTGAAGCCTAGTCAAGATCTGCCCTTGGGCTTGCCCAGGCTGTTGGAACCCCAGCCTTGCCTGGGCTATTGGTTGCGAACTGGAGGTCGTTTGGGCTTGCGAAGGCAGCCTTTTGCCTGATTTTAAGTGCAcgctggacttgctctaagaTCCAATTAtataattgagaaaatggtttGATGCAAAGGGAGATTGCCGCTGATCAATAAATGAGTTTTGATTATTCATTTGGTCGAGGACGACGACAGGGATAGATAAATAAACTATTGAGGATAATGGGAATGAATTATTAGCGCGTTGGTTAATTAGGTCTCAAGCTAATCTAATTAGGCGCAAATATAGCGAATCAATTTGTTTGTCTGCCTCTGGTTCACCCTTGTTTGCCAATTCCAAGGAAGATATTATAAAACTTTATGGGTAGTAGGGTAGGGCCAAATTTGAGCCTCATATTATTATGTTGCCAGATAGATGCGGTAAATTGTCTAGGTCTCTGCTTTGTTTATGTTAGTCTTGTGGCGATGACGAGTACAAGTTGTCCACTTGTTTCAGCTCTCAAGAGCCAAAGGCAAgcaataagaagaagaaagaagcatCAACATGGAAAGTGACGTGCTGATTCATTTACTGGGTTGACCCggcttctttttaatttgattgttATGGGTTGCTTGCAATGtacaaatgaagaagaaacgCCAAGGCAACGTCATCCACACTCGAAGAGCTGCTGCATTGGAAAACAATCATTGTGTTGTATTTCACAAGCATCTAATTGTTTATCAAGTCACAGGGATCGTATTATCTCACCATCTTTTATGATTCTATTGAAGAAAACAGAATGGTGGGATGGGAGAGGGAGGGAGTGTGAGGTTTGCCAATGCCACCCCACTACTACTCAAACTAGAAGGACACTGGACATTCTAacttaaaagaacaaaaaggcTATGGATTCACTAGAATTTCCATATCTCGACTTTCTGCTCCTTGTTCATCACATGATATGCTCTCCGTTCTAAAAATTACGCATATTCGTCGAGCAGAAGCAAAGAGACCCGAGAAGGAACAATTTTCAGGGGCAGCCTACGGGactact
Proteins encoded:
- the LOC117636679 gene encoding LOW QUALITY PROTEIN: U1 small nuclear ribonucleoprotein A (The sequence of the model RefSeq protein was modified relative to this genomic sequence to represent the inferred CDS: inserted 1 base in 1 codon), whose translation is MGENNSGSEVPANQTIYINNLNEKIKLDELKKSLLAVFSQFGKILDVLAFKTLKHKGQAWLVFEDVSSATKAIQQMQGFPFYDKPMRIQYAKTKSDVIAKADGTFVPRERRKRHEDKGKKRKEQHDVSQAGMGVNPAYAGAYGAAPPLSQIPYPGGVKLPEAPAPPNNILFVQNLPQDTTPMMLQMLFCQYPGFKEVRMVETKPGIAFVEFXMQSTVAMQALQGFKMTPQNSMLITYAKK
- the LOC117636684 gene encoding indole-3-acetic acid-induced protein ARG2 is translated as MARSFSNAKLLSALVADGFSSTIIRRGYAAGSQGVASSVVRGGGATNPTSVNVVKNSGEDKVSSASKVSWVPNPKTGFYGPENGAEEIDAAELRAALLKKH